One uncultured Gellertiella sp. genomic window carries:
- a CDS encoding beta-ketoacyl-ACP synthase III: MRGAPASRLAGFGHAVPERRVPNAEIEASLGLETGWIERRTGIRARHWAADGDTLSDLAARAGEMALAASGIPRENIGLVLLATSTPDHLLPPSAPLVAHKLGLRSAGGVDLAGACAGFLYALTLADGHVRSQGKPVLVIAANILSRRINPQERASAVLFADAAGAVVVAPSGEAGTGLLGADLAADGGGYDLISIPAGGSSQPFHPGLAADQVLMTMRDGRAVYEKAVRMMVDCARRALADAGLAAGSVTRFIPHQANARIFDTVADQLGLDRNTIERSVTSYGNSSAATIPLTLSLADAGNRIRPGDTLLMTAAGAGMTGGAVVWRM; the protein is encoded by the coding sequence GTGAGGGGCGCGCCCGCGTCACGGCTGGCAGGCTTTGGCCACGCGGTGCCGGAACGGCGCGTGCCGAATGCCGAGATCGAGGCGAGCCTTGGTCTCGAAACCGGCTGGATCGAAAGGCGCACCGGCATCCGCGCCCGGCATTGGGCCGCAGACGGCGACACGCTCAGCGACCTCGCCGCAAGGGCAGGGGAGATGGCGCTCGCGGCAAGCGGAATCCCGCGTGAAAACATCGGACTGGTGCTGCTCGCCACCTCGACCCCCGATCATCTGCTGCCGCCCAGCGCCCCGCTGGTCGCCCACAAGCTCGGCCTGAGGTCAGCCGGAGGCGTCGACCTGGCCGGGGCGTGTGCGGGCTTTCTCTACGCGCTGACGCTGGCCGATGGTCATGTCCGCAGCCAGGGCAAACCGGTGCTGGTGATTGCCGCCAATATTCTCAGCCGCAGGATCAATCCGCAGGAGCGGGCCAGTGCGGTGCTGTTTGCCGATGCGGCAGGGGCCGTGGTGGTCGCGCCATCCGGGGAGGCCGGAACCGGTCTGCTCGGTGCCGATCTCGCTGCCGATGGCGGCGGCTATGACCTGATCTCGATCCCGGCGGGCGGCTCCAGCCAGCCCTTCCATCCCGGCCTTGCCGCCGACCAGGTGCTGATGACCATGCGCGACGGACGTGCCGTCTACGAAAAGGCGGTGCGGATGATGGTCGATTGCGCCCGCCGCGCGCTGGCCGATGCCGGTCTTGCCGCAGGCAGCGTGACCCGCTTCATCCCGCATCAGGCCAATGCCCGGATTTTCGACACCGTCGCCGACCAGCTCGGCCTCGACCGCAACACAATCGAACGCTCCGTCACCAGTTACGGCAACTCCTCTGCCGCCACCATCCCGCTGACCTTGTCGCTCGCCGATGCCGGGAACCGGATCAGGCCGGGCGACACCTTGCTGATGACCGCCGCCGGTGCCGGCATGACCGGCGGTGCCGTGGTCTGGCGGATGTAG
- a CDS encoding AEC family transporter gives MLEILLLLLPFFGLILIGYVAARITRQPAEALGWMNTFIIYAALPALFFKLVSKTPIADLTRVDFILADLSATYLVFALVFVLGKLIRNNPVGESTVQAFAGAYGNIGYMGPGLALLAIGDKAAVPVALIVCFENAMHFVVAPAMMAVAGGDDRTRPQMAFDILKKVSLHPFILSCAAGFVVVASGLAVPAPAQQLVNTLAQAAAPCALFAMGVTLALRPLKRVPAEIYYIVPVKLLLHPAVVYLVLASIGRFDLVWIQSAVLLAALPTAANVFVIGQQYRIWQERASATILISTVLSVASVSLVLYALRSGVLPAQLFP, from the coding sequence ATGCTTGAAATACTGCTGCTGCTTCTGCCCTTTTTCGGCCTGATCCTGATCGGCTATGTCGCCGCCCGGATCACCCGGCAGCCGGCGGAGGCGCTGGGCTGGATGAATACCTTCATCATCTATGCGGCCCTGCCGGCGCTGTTCTTCAAGCTGGTGTCGAAGACGCCGATTGCCGATCTCACCCGGGTGGATTTCATCCTTGCCGATCTGAGCGCGACCTATCTGGTGTTTGCGCTGGTCTTCGTGCTCGGAAAACTGATCCGCAACAATCCGGTCGGCGAATCGACGGTGCAGGCCTTTGCCGGTGCCTATGGCAATATCGGCTACATGGGACCGGGCCTCGCGCTGCTGGCCATCGGCGACAAGGCAGCCGTGCCGGTGGCGCTGATCGTCTGCTTCGAAAATGCCATGCATTTCGTTGTCGCCCCGGCGATGATGGCGGTGGCGGGCGGGGATGACCGGACCCGCCCGCAAATGGCCTTCGACATCCTGAAGAAGGTCTCCCTCCACCCGTTCATCCTGTCCTGTGCGGCGGGTTTCGTGGTGGTGGCAAGCGGGCTTGCCGTGCCTGCACCGGCGCAGCAACTGGTCAATACGCTTGCCCAGGCGGCAGCCCCGTGCGCGCTGTTTGCCATGGGGGTGACCCTGGCGCTCCGGCCGCTGAAGCGGGTGCCTGCCGAAATCTATTATATCGTGCCGGTCAAGCTGCTGCTGCATCCCGCCGTTGTCTATCTCGTGCTGGCCTCCATCGGGCGGTTTGACCTGGTCTGGATCCAGTCGGCGGTGTTGCTCGCCGCCCTGCCGACGGCGGCCAATGTCTTTGTCATCGGCCAGCAATACCGCATCTGGCAGGAGCGGGCCTCGGCCACGATCCTGATCTCGACGGTACTGTCGGTGGCAAGCGTGTCGCTGGTGCTCTATGCGCTGCGCTCGGGCGTGTTACCCGCCCAGCTTTTCCCGTAA
- a CDS encoding type II toxin-antitoxin system RatA family toxin → MPQFESQRKVPHSARQMFDLVADVERYPEFLPLCEGLAVRSRRERDGKQLLVADMTVGYKAIRETFATQVLLNPEELVIDVQYIDGPFRYLNNKWRFLAEGETASTVSFFIDYEFKSRILGALMGSMFDRAFRMFSEAFETRARKIYGG, encoded by the coding sequence ATGCCGCAATTTGAAAGCCAGAGAAAAGTCCCCCATTCGGCCCGCCAGATGTTCGATCTGGTTGCCGATGTCGAGCGCTATCCGGAATTCCTGCCGCTCTGCGAAGGGCTTGCTGTCCGCTCGCGCCGGGAGCGCGACGGCAAGCAGTTGCTGGTTGCCGACATGACCGTCGGCTATAAGGCGATCCGCGAGACCTTCGCCACCCAGGTGCTGCTCAACCCGGAAGAGCTGGTCATCGACGTTCAATATATCGACGGCCCGTTCAGATACCTCAACAACAAGTGGCGCTTCCTGGCCGAGGGCGAAACCGCCTCGACGGTCAGCTTCTTCATCGACTACGAATTCAAGAGCCGCATCCTCGGCGCCTTGATGGGCTCGATGTTCGACCGCGCCTTCCGGATGTTTTCCGAAGCCTTCGAAACCAGAGCCCGGAAGATCTATGGGGGCTGA
- a CDS encoding GntR family transcriptional regulator produces the protein MSTARESQSHLAYLALESLIVTLKLKPGSLVTEKQLLDLAGQGRTPVREAIQKLAWQGLIAVRPRVGLQVAEILPEDHDNIMQVRRELEPIAASLVARHATADQRARLLACAQDMTACAISGDMARFLATDKMFDEIMEDACPNRFITAALAPLQTHARRLWFSVATHEGMDRAISLHVAVIRAIQQSDPSAASRAMQALVDHVSKR, from the coding sequence ATGTCGACAGCCCGGGAGTCCCAGAGCCACCTCGCCTATCTCGCGCTGGAAAGCCTGATCGTCACCCTGAAGCTGAAGCCGGGATCGCTGGTGACGGAAAAGCAGCTGCTGGATCTGGCGGGCCAGGGCCGCACGCCTGTGCGCGAGGCAATCCAGAAGCTTGCCTGGCAGGGGCTGATCGCCGTACGCCCGCGGGTCGGCCTGCAGGTTGCCGAAATCCTGCCGGAGGATCACGACAACATCATGCAGGTTCGCCGGGAACTCGAGCCGATTGCCGCAAGCCTCGTCGCGCGCCATGCAACAGCCGACCAGCGCGCCCGGCTGCTCGCCTGCGCTCAGGATATGACGGCCTGCGCGATTTCAGGCGACATGGCCCGGTTTCTCGCCACCGACAAGATGTTCGATGAAATCATGGAAGACGCCTGCCCCAACCGGTTCATCACCGCAGCGCTCGCCCCGTTGCAAACCCATGCCCGGCGGCTGTGGTTTTCGGTCGCCACCCACGAGGGCATGGACCGCGCCATCTCTCTTCACGTCGCCGTCATCCGCGCCATCCAGCAGTCGGACCCTTCAGCAGCCTCCCGCGCCATGCAGGCGCTGGTTGACCACGTGAGCAAGCGGTAG
- a CDS encoding 8-amino-7-oxononanoate synthase, producing the protein MSDGLARYQRTLAGLERKGRRRALLPEAGKDFTSNDFLGLAGSPRLKRAVESALQRGVPVGSGGSRLLRGNHPEHEALEAEAAAFFGASRVLYFGNGFTANLALFSTLPLRDDRIFFDALIHASALDGMDMCKASAESFAHNDMQALEQALVTWRRQGGKGHAWIAVESLYSMDGDFAPLADLVAIADQHDAFLVIDEAHSTGVHGESGRGLAAAFEGRENIVTLHTCGKGLGCSGALLAGDRVLCDYLVNRARPFIYSTAPSPLMAATVRESLRIVDDEPQRRAELSDLVRFAGDSLKQRLGLDPGPSQIIPVPIGDNARSVAIAGALRQAGFDIRAIRPPTVPEGTARLRLSVTLNVTRDDISAMAGLLADLLRKN; encoded by the coding sequence ATGAGCGACGGGCTTGCCCGCTATCAGCGCACGCTTGCCGGCCTTGAACGAAAGGGTCGGCGGCGTGCGCTGCTGCCCGAAGCGGGCAAGGATTTCACCTCCAATGACTTTCTCGGCCTGGCCGGATCGCCGCGCCTGAAGCGGGCCGTGGAATCCGCCCTTCAGCGCGGCGTGCCGGTTGGTTCCGGCGGCTCGCGGCTGTTGCGCGGCAATCATCCCGAACACGAGGCACTGGAGGCGGAAGCGGCAGCGTTTTTCGGTGCCTCCCGCGTGCTCTATTTCGGCAATGGCTTTACCGCCAATCTGGCGCTGTTTTCCACCCTGCCGCTGCGCGATGACCGGATCTTCTTCGATGCGCTGATCCATGCGAGCGCGCTCGACGGCATGGACATGTGTAAGGCCAGCGCCGAGAGCTTTGCCCATAATGACATGCAGGCGCTGGAACAGGCCCTTGTCACCTGGCGGAGACAGGGCGGCAAGGGCCATGCCTGGATTGCCGTCGAAAGCCTCTATTCCATGGATGGCGATTTCGCGCCGCTTGCGGATCTTGTTGCCATTGCCGACCAGCACGATGCCTTTCTCGTCATCGACGAGGCCCATTCCACCGGCGTGCACGGCGAAAGCGGGCGCGGGCTTGCGGCTGCCTTCGAGGGCCGCGAAAACATCGTGACGCTGCATACCTGCGGCAAGGGGCTCGGCTGTTCCGGGGCACTTCTGGCGGGAGACCGGGTGCTCTGCGACTATCTCGTCAACCGCGCCCGGCCCTTCATCTATTCCACCGCGCCGTCCCCGCTGATGGCGGCAACGGTGCGTGAAAGCTTACGGATCGTCGACGACGAGCCGCAGCGCCGGGCAGAGCTGTCGGACCTTGTCCGGTTTGCGGGCGACAGCCTGAAGCAGCGGCTGGGGCTTGATCCCGGTCCGTCGCAGATCATTCCGGTGCCGATCGGCGACAACGCCCGTTCGGTGGCAATTGCCGGGGCCCTGCGGCAGGCCGGTTTCGACATTCGCGCCATCCGTCCGCCAACCGTTCCGGAAGGCACGGCGCGGCTGCGCCTGTCGGTGACGCTGAATGTCACCAGGGACGATATTTCTGCCATGGCGGGCCTGCTCGCCGATCTCTTGAGGAAGAACTGA
- the bioB gene encoding biotin synthase BioB, which yields MLDKISADISNATPSASLTAAPSASSTGGVSGAQARAIYHQPFNDLLFQAQTVHRQRFDANAIQMSRLLSIKTGGCPEDCGYCSQSAHAPTGLKASKLMEVQRVLDEAQKARESGATRYCMGAAWRSPKERDMDMVIAMVEGVKNMGMETCMTLGMLSPEQALRLKDAGLDYYNHNVDTSERYYSEVITSRTFADRLETLDNVRNAGMKVCSGGILGMGETTEDRIDMLVTLANLPEPPESVPVNMLIPIPGTKLENAAPVDPIEFVRVIALARILMPASHVRLSAGRTEMTDELQALCFLAGANSIFTGDVLLTADNPGESHDDLLFRRLGLKPEPLNDESMGSDAA from the coding sequence ATGCTGGACAAGATTTCCGCCGATATTTCCAATGCCACGCCGTCGGCTTCGCTGACGGCTGCGCCGTCGGCTTCATCGACCGGGGGCGTTTCCGGTGCGCAGGCGCGCGCGATCTATCACCAGCCCTTCAATGATCTCCTGTTTCAGGCCCAGACGGTCCACCGCCAGCGTTTCGATGCCAACGCCATCCAGATGAGCCGTCTTCTGTCGATCAAGACCGGTGGCTGTCCGGAAGATTGCGGCTATTGCAGCCAGTCCGCCCATGCCCCGACCGGCCTCAAGGCCTCCAAGCTGATGGAAGTCCAGCGCGTGCTGGACGAGGCGCAGAAGGCCAGGGAATCGGGTGCGACGCGCTATTGCATGGGGGCCGCCTGGCGCAGCCCCAAGGAGCGCGACATGGACATGGTGATTGCCATGGTCGAGGGCGTGAAGAACATGGGGATGGAAACCTGCATGACGCTCGGCATGCTGTCGCCCGAACAGGCGCTGCGGCTGAAGGATGCGGGGCTCGACTATTACAACCACAATGTCGATACGTCCGAGCGCTATTACAGCGAAGTGATCACCAGCCGCACCTTTGCCGACCGGCTGGAGACGCTGGACAATGTCCGCAACGCCGGGATGAAGGTGTGCAGCGGCGGCATTCTCGGCATGGGCGAGACCACCGAAGACCGGATAGACATGCTGGTGACGCTCGCCAACCTGCCCGAGCCGCCCGAAAGCGTGCCGGTCAACATGCTGATCCCGATCCCCGGTACAAAGCTTGAAAATGCCGCGCCGGTCGATCCCATCGAATTCGTCCGGGTCATCGCGCTCGCCCGCATCCTGATGCCGGCGAGCCATGTCCGGCTGTCGGCCGGCCGCACCGAAATGACCGACGAATTGCAGGCGCTCTGCTTCCTCGCCGGGGCCAATTCGATCTTCACCGGCGATGTGCTGCTGACCGCCGACAATCCCGGCGAGAGCCATGACGACCTGCTGTTCCGCCGCCTTGGCCTGAAGCCCGAGCCGCTGAACGACGAGAGCATGGGCTCTGATGCCGCATGA
- a CDS encoding phosphatidylcholine/phosphatidylserine synthase has protein sequence MTLLRKVFNYKKVPYAEIRAFSVHILTASGSFLALLSVIAAAEHRFVDMFWWLGLALIVDGIDGPIARKLEVKDVLPNWSGDTLDNIIDYVTYVLVPAFALYESGMLGAPWSFIASGLIVVSSAIYYADMGMKTDEYFFSGFPVVWNMIILTLFVIGAGPVTTAVLVFGSVLLTFLPLHFLHPVRVKRLRPLNLGICLLWCGLGGYSLLLHFQTPLWVMASFILTGLYLYFIGAVLQLFPALGRKGY, from the coding sequence ATGACTTTGCTCAGAAAAGTGTTTAACTACAAGAAGGTGCCCTACGCGGAAATCCGGGCCTTTTCGGTCCATATCCTGACCGCATCCGGCTCGTTCCTGGCGCTTCTGAGCGTGATCGCGGCGGCCGAGCACCGTTTCGTCGACATGTTCTGGTGGCTCGGCCTGGCGCTGATCGTCGATGGTATCGATGGCCCCATTGCCCGCAAGCTCGAAGTCAAGGACGTCCTTCCCAACTGGTCCGGCGACACGCTCGACAATATCATCGACTATGTCACCTATGTGCTGGTGCCCGCCTTTGCGCTTTACGAAAGCGGCATGCTGGGCGCGCCCTGGTCCTTCATTGCCTCCGGCCTGATCGTGGTGTCGAGCGCCATCTACTACGCCGACATGGGGATGAAGACCGACGAATATTTCTTCTCCGGCTTTCCCGTCGTCTGGAACATGATCATCCTGACACTCTTCGTGATCGGTGCCGGACCGGTCACAACGGCGGTGCTCGTGTTCGGCTCGGTGCTGCTGACCTTCCTGCCTCTGCATTTCCTCCATCCTGTCCGCGTCAAGCGGCTGCGCCCGCTCAATCTCGGCATTTGCCTGCTGTGGTGCGGGCTTGGGGGCTATTCGCTGCTCCTGCATTTCCAGACGCCGCTGTGGGTGATGGCGAGCTTCATCCTGACCGGCCTCTACCTCTATTTCATCGGCGCGGTGCTGCAGCTGTTTCCGGCTCTCGGACGCAAGGGATATTGA
- a CDS encoding adenosylmethionine--8-amino-7-oxononanoate transaminase yields the protein MTTLSPVWHPFTQHALEPGMRKAMRTEGATIFDADGNAILDGISSWWVITHQHRHPRIIKAIQDTADRLDQVIFAEFTHQPAEDLARRLVEVAPAGLTRVFYSDSGSTAVEVAIKMALGHFHNQGIGRRRIAVLEDGYHGDTIGTMSAGERGVFNAPYDPLLFEVERLPFPGPGAERERACLDAFEALCRNGDMAALLLEPLVLGAGGMRFYRPAFLTEIVTIARHHGVLFLADEVMTGWGRTGTMFACEQAGVSPDILCTSKGLTGGAIPLAATLATEEIFASHYSTDRRKTFFHSSSYTANPMACAAGVANLDIWRDEPVQARIDALASAHTDRLKRFEGDQRVENIRQTGTIAAMDLVVPAGGYLAECGPKLRAFFREKHLLLRPLGNVLYLMTPYCVTADELDRFYDGLDEGITHVLKDMKR from the coding sequence ATGACGACCCTTTCGCCCGTGTGGCATCCCTTTACCCAGCACGCGCTCGAGCCCGGAATGCGCAAGGCCATGCGCACCGAGGGGGCAACGATTTTCGACGCCGACGGCAACGCGATCCTCGATGGCATCTCGTCCTGGTGGGTGATTACCCATCAGCACCGGCACCCCCGCATCATCAAGGCGATCCAGGACACGGCGGACAGGCTGGATCAGGTGATTTTTGCCGAGTTTACCCATCAACCCGCCGAAGACCTCGCCCGCCGTCTGGTGGAGGTGGCGCCCGCTGGCCTGACTCGGGTATTCTATTCCGACAGCGGCTCGACCGCCGTCGAGGTGGCCATCAAGATGGCGCTCGGCCATTTCCACAATCAGGGCATTGGCCGCCGCCGCATCGCGGTGCTGGAAGATGGCTATCACGGCGATACGATCGGCACGATGTCGGCGGGCGAGCGCGGCGTGTTCAATGCGCCCTATGATCCGCTGCTGTTCGAGGTCGAGCGTCTGCCCTTTCCGGGGCCGGGGGCGGAGCGGGAACGGGCCTGTCTCGATGCCTTCGAGGCGCTGTGCCGCAACGGCGACATGGCGGCGCTGCTTCTCGAACCGCTGGTGCTGGGTGCTGGCGGCATGCGGTTCTACCGGCCCGCATTCCTGACCGAAATCGTCACGATTGCCCGCCATCACGGCGTGCTGTTTCTGGCCGACGAGGTGATGACCGGCTGGGGGCGCACCGGCACGATGTTTGCCTGCGAACAGGCGGGCGTGTCGCCGGATATTCTGTGCACCTCCAAGGGCCTGACCGGCGGCGCGATCCCGCTTGCGGCAACGCTTGCGACGGAAGAGATCTTCGCCTCGCATTATTCCACCGACCGGCGGAAAACCTTCTTCCATTCGAGCTCCTACACCGCCAATCCGATGGCCTGCGCCGCCGGGGTCGCCAATCTCGACATCTGGCGGGATGAGCCTGTTCAGGCGCGCATCGATGCGCTGGCAAGCGCCCACACGGACCGGCTGAAGCGCTTTGAGGGTGACCAACGGGTGGAAAATATCCGGCAGACCGGCACCATCGCCGCCATGGACCTGGTCGTGCCTGCGGGCGGCTATCTCGCCGAATGCGGGCCGAAACTGCGGGCCTTCTTTCGCGAAAAACACCTGCTGCTGCGCCCGCTTGGCAATGTGCTCTACCTGATGACACCCTATTGCGTGACGGCGGACGAACTCGACCGCTTCTATGACGGGCTCGACGAGGGCATCACCCATGTGCTGAAGGACATGAAGCGGTGA
- a CDS encoding cytochrome c biogenesis CcdA family protein: MMFADISFLSALVAGALSFLSPCVLPLVPPYLCYMAGVSVEDFRNGMEGGAGRAGRWTVFLPALFFTLGFATVFVALGAGASTIGGVLRQHLDVLAKVGGLIIIIMGLNFLGLFRIGLLAREARFQGAGKPATLTGAYVMGLAFAFGWTPCIGPVLGAILGVAASKDTVSGGALLLAIYSLGLAVPFWIAAGFSGAFMRFLSRFRRHLGLVEKVLGLFLVLTGLAFIFGYVSDIAIWFQQNFPILQQIG, from the coding sequence CTGATGTTTGCCGATATTTCCTTCCTGAGTGCGCTTGTCGCCGGTGCCCTGTCGTTTCTGTCGCCCTGCGTGCTGCCGCTGGTGCCGCCCTATCTCTGCTACATGGCGGGGGTTTCGGTCGAGGATTTTCGCAACGGCATGGAGGGGGGCGCGGGCAGGGCAGGCCGCTGGACGGTATTTCTGCCGGCCCTGTTCTTCACCTTGGGTTTTGCCACGGTCTTCGTCGCGCTGGGGGCAGGCGCCTCCACCATCGGGGGCGTGCTCCGCCAGCATCTGGATGTGCTTGCCAAGGTTGGCGGGCTTATCATCATCATCATGGGCCTGAATTTTCTCGGCCTGTTCCGGATCGGATTGCTGGCCCGTGAAGCGCGGTTCCAGGGGGCGGGAAAGCCCGCGACGCTGACCGGCGCCTATGTCATGGGCCTTGCCTTTGCCTTCGGCTGGACGCCCTGCATCGGCCCGGTACTCGGCGCGATTCTCGGGGTTGCCGCCTCGAAGGACACGGTTTCCGGCGGGGCGCTGCTGCTGGCGATCTATTCGCTGGGGCTTGCCGTGCCGTTCTGGATTGCGGCGGGTTTTTCCGGTGCCTTCATGCGCTTCCTGTCGCGCTTTCGCCGTCATCTCGGTCTGGTCGAGAAGGTCCTCGGCCTGTTCCTGGTGCTGACGGGCCTTGCCTTCATCTTCGGCTATGTCAGCGATATCGCAATCTGGTTCCAGCAGAACTTCCCCATCCTGCAGCAAATAGGGTAA
- the bioD gene encoding dethiobiotin synthase, producing the protein MGKRLVVTGTDTGIGKTVFSAALAGALDAVYFKPVQAGIEEETDSELVARIGGLRPDRILAERYRLKLPASPHLAAREEGVEIALEALDLPELDAPLVIEGAGGLLVPLNEYQTYADAFARWQVPVVLCARTALGTINHTLLSLEALRARDIPVLGVAFIGDDVAESQRIIGAMGKVKVLGRLPRLDLLDAATLRAAFASAFDLADF; encoded by the coding sequence ATGGGCAAGCGTCTGGTTGTCACCGGCACCGATACGGGTATCGGCAAGACGGTGTTTTCCGCAGCACTGGCAGGGGCGCTTGATGCCGTCTACTTCAAGCCGGTGCAGGCGGGGATCGAGGAAGAGACCGATAGCGAACTGGTCGCCCGGATCGGTGGCCTTCGCCCGGACCGCATCCTTGCCGAGCGCTACCGGCTGAAACTGCCCGCCTCGCCGCATCTGGCCGCGCGCGAGGAGGGGGTGGAGATAGCGCTGGAGGCGCTGGATCTGCCTGAGCTCGACGCACCTCTTGTGATCGAAGGGGCAGGCGGGCTGCTGGTGCCGCTCAACGAGTACCAGACCTATGCCGATGCCTTTGCCCGCTGGCAGGTGCCTGTCGTGCTCTGCGCCCGCACCGCGCTCGGCACCATCAACCACACCCTGCTGTCGCTGGAGGCACTCCGGGCCCGCGACATTCCCGTTCTCGGCGTTGCCTTCATCGGCGACGACGTGGCGGAAAGCCAGCGGATCATCGGGGCGATGGGCAAGGTGAAGGTGCTTGGCCGCTTGCCCCGGCTCGATCTCCTCGATGCCGCCACCCTTCGCGCGGCCTTTGCCTCCGCCTTCGATCTGGCTGATTTCTAG
- a CDS encoding UbiH/UbiF family hydroxylase has translation MRQFEIAVVGGGLAGMVAALALGRAGRKVVSLSPPPAATDRRTTALMDQSIRFLEGLGIWPEMADKAAALSTMQILDGTSRLLRAPPVAFRASEVGLSAFGYNFPNAALMPVLEAALDREPNVVRHRSGVAELSHFPDQVDLRLEDGEEMSACFVIGADGRNSPTRASVGIETRNWSYPQTALVLNFDHELPHRNVSTEFHTESGPFTQVPLPGDRSSLVWVMKPAEAEAMRDLPPEVLGDRVEARMQSLLGRVGVEPGVQAWPLSGMMAKRLGKGRVALVGEAAHVFPPIGAQGLNLSLRDVMALVDLLGSAAATPVPGDAGDRFDRRRRADVTSRSASVDVLNRSLLSDFLPVQMLRAAGLHLLAAMPPLRGIVMREGVEPGRGLRAVPAALHSALREKLGG, from the coding sequence ATGAGACAGTTTGAAATTGCGGTTGTCGGCGGCGGACTGGCCGGGATGGTTGCGGCTCTGGCGCTGGGGCGTGCCGGTCGCAAGGTCGTGTCCCTTTCGCCACCGCCTGCCGCAACCGACCGGCGCACCACCGCGCTGATGGACCAGTCGATCCGCTTTCTGGAAGGTCTCGGCATCTGGCCGGAGATGGCGGACAAGGCGGCGGCCCTGTCCACCATGCAGATCCTCGACGGCACCAGCCGCCTGCTGCGCGCTCCCCCGGTGGCCTTCCGCGCCTCCGAAGTCGGTCTTTCGGCATTTGGCTACAATTTTCCGAACGCAGCCCTGATGCCGGTGCTGGAAGCGGCGCTCGACCGGGAGCCGAATGTGGTGCGCCACCGGTCCGGCGTGGCGGAGCTCAGCCATTTTCCCGATCAGGTGGACCTGCGTCTCGAGGATGGCGAGGAGATGTCGGCTTGCTTCGTCATCGGTGCGGATGGCCGCAACTCGCCGACCCGCGCCAGCGTCGGGATCGAGACGCGAAACTGGTCCTATCCGCAGACGGCGCTGGTGCTGAATTTCGACCATGAACTGCCGCACCGAAATGTATCGACCGAATTTCACACCGAATCGGGCCCCTTTACCCAGGTGCCGCTGCCGGGCGACCGGTCGAGCCTGGTCTGGGTGATGAAGCCTGCGGAAGCCGAGGCGATGCGCGACCTGCCGCCGGAGGTGCTGGGCGACCGCGTCGAAGCGCGGATGCAGTCACTGCTCGGTCGCGTCGGGGTGGAACCCGGCGTTCAGGCCTGGCCACTCTCCGGCATGATGGCGAAGCGGCTCGGCAAGGGCCGGGTGGCGCTGGTCGGCGAAGCCGCCCATGTCTTCCCGCCGATTGGCGCGCAGGGCCTGAACCTCAGCCTGCGCGATGTGATGGCGCTGGTCGATCTGCTTGGCTCTGCCGCCGCCACGCCTGTACCCGGTGATGCGGGCGACCGCTTTGATCGCCGCCGCCGGGCGGATGTCACCAGCCGGTCGGCAAGCGTCGATGTGCTGAACCGCTCGCTGCTGTCGGATTTCCTGCCGGTGCAGATGCTGCGGGCGGCGGGCCTGCATCTGCTTGCCGCCATGCCGCCGCTGCGCGGGATCGTCATGCGCGAAGGTGTCGAGCCCGGACGCGGCCTGCGTGCCGTGCCCGCCGCGCTGCATTCCGCCTTACGGGAAAAGCTGGGCGGGTAA